A DNA window from Bos mutus isolate GX-2022 chromosome 11, NWIPB_WYAK_1.1, whole genome shotgun sequence contains the following coding sequences:
- the RSAD2 gene encoding S-adenosylmethionine-dependent nucleotide dehydratase RSAD2 — translation MWMLVPIAFALKLLNVFLQPLGSVWSSLGPLFLQLRAASWLAGGERSRPLQDRREAGEPGRAEGEDGGDLPTTPTSVNYHFTRQCNYKCGFCFHTAKTSFVLPLEEAKKGLLMLKEAGMEKINFSGGEPFLQDRGEYLGRLVKFCKQELQLPSVSIVSNGSLIRERWFQKYGEYLDILAISCDSFDEQVNVLIGRGQGKKNHVENLQKLRTWCKEYRVAFKINSVINRFNVDEDMKEQITALNPVRWKVFQCLIIEGENSGEDALREAERFVISDEEFEAFLDRHKDVSCLVPESNQKMRDSYLILDEYMRFLNCRNGRKDPSKSILDVGVEEAIKFSGFDEKMFLKRGGKYVWSKADLKLDW, via the exons ATGTGGATGCTGGTACCCATTGCATTTGCTCTCAAGCTGCTGAATGTCTTCCTGCAGCCCCTGGGCTCTGTGTGGAGCAGCTTGGGGCCCCTGTTCCTCCAGCTCCGTGCAGCATCTTGGCTGGCAGGGGGCGAGAGGAGCCGGCCGCTCCAGGACAGGAGGGAAGCGGGGGAGCCCGGCAGGGCGGAGGGAGAGGACGGCGGCGacctgcccaccacccccaccagcGTCAATTACCACTTCACCCGCCAGTGCAACTACAAGTGTGGCTTCTGCTTCCACACAGCCAAAACGTCCTTCGTGCTGCCGCTGGAGGAGGCCAAGAAAGGTCTGCTGATGCTGAAAGAAGCAG GTATGGAGAAGATCAACTTCTCAGGCGGGGAGCCATTCCTCCAGGACCGGGGCGAGTACCTGGGCAGGCTGGTGAAGTTCTGTAAGCAGGAGCTGCAGCTGCCCAGCGTCAGCATTGTCAGCAACGGGAGCCTGATCCGCGAGAGGTGGTTCCAGAAGTACG GTGAATATTTGGACATTCTCGCCATCTCCTGTGACAGCTTTGACGAGCAGGTCAATGTCCTTATTGGCCGTGGTCAAGGAAAGAAGAACCACGTGGAAAATCTCCAGAAACTGAGGACATGGTGTAAGGAATACAGAGTGGCCTTCAAGATAAACTCAGTCATCAATCGATTCAACGTGGACGAGGATATGAAGGAACAGATAACCGCGCTCAACCCCGTCCGCTGGAAG GTCTTCCAGTGTCTCATAATTGAGGGTGAGAACTCTGGAGAAGATGCTCTGAGAGAAGCGGAACGGTTCGTGATCAGCGACGAGGAGTTTGAAGCGTTCTTGGATCGCCACAAGGATGTGTCCTGCTTGGTGCCCGAGTCTAACCAGAAG ATGAGAGATTCCTACCTTATTCTGGATGAATAT ATGCGCTTCCTGAACTGTAGAAATGGGCGGAAGGATCCTTCCAAGTCCATCTTGGACGTGGGTGTAGAAGAAGCTATAAAATTCAGTGGCTTTGATGAGAAGATGTTTCTAAAGCGAGGAGGGAAATATGTATGGAGCAAAGCAGACCTGAAGTTAGACTGGTGA